The following coding sequences lie in one Danio rerio strain Tuebingen ecotype United States chromosome 3, GRCz12tu, whole genome shotgun sequence genomic window:
- the dexi gene encoding dexamethasone-induced protein homolog: MTNSVYFQLDSVESLIDELPYMYYLGLFFVNVLILYYAFLMEYIVLNVGIVFLPEDMDQALVDLGVLSDPASIPYDTDTELDVFEGYLE, translated from the coding sequence ATGACAAACTCAGTTTACTTTCAGTTAGATTCAGTGGAATCGCTAATCGACGAGCTTCCATATATGTATTATCTCGGCCTGTTTTTTGTCAATGTCTTAATCCTCTACTATGCCTTTTTAATGGAGTACATAGTTCTTAATGTAGGGATAGTGTTCTTGCCAGAGGATATGGACCAGGCTCTCGTGGATTTGGGCGTTCTCTCTGACCCAGCATCTATTCCCTATGACACAGACACTGAACTGGATGTTTTTGAGGGATATCTGGAATAG